The Bacillota bacterium region CAGGTTCTTCGGCGACGGCTACCAGTCCAGTAAGGTCCTGGACGGGCGGCGCTTCTGGCGGATCCCAGTAATGGAGGGGGAGTTCCTGGTGGAGGAGGAGTTCGGGGTAGCCCGGGGCGTTGGGGGGGGCAACTTCATTGTAATGGCCGGATCCTCCAGCCTGGCCCTGCGAGCGGCGGAGGTCGCCGTGGAGGCGATGAGAGAGGTGCCCGGGGTGATCCTCCCCTTTCCGGGAGGCGTTGTCAGGAGCGGCAGCAGGGTTGGATCACGGTACGCCTTCCTGAGGGCGTCCACCAACGCAGCCATGTGCCCGACACTGAGAGGAAGGGTCTCTGGCACCCAGGTTCCCGAGGGGGTGAATTCCGTGCTGGAGATCGTCATGGACGGGCTCTCCCTGGACTCCGTTGTCGAGGCCACCCGTATAGGGGTGACCTCCGCTTGCATGGACGGGATCCAGGCAGTGACCGCTGGCAACTACGGTGGCAAGCTGGGTAAGTACCACATTCACCTTCGACAGGTACTGGAGTGACATCTATGGAGGCAGCATTGGCTATGCCGGTCCTGGCTCGCCAGCCCACGGTCCTGCTGTTGAAGCGGGAGCCCAGGGTTCCTGTGGAGGCCGAAACACTTAACCCAGCAGGCCTGGCATCGAAGACCAGGCACGAGATGGAGAGAACCCCCATAGTCGTGGGCAATGCCCCCGAGCCAGCAGGAGACTACTTTGAGGTTCACCCAGGAGAGCCGGGACACGTGGTGCTGGAGGGAGACCTTACCCGGTTCAAGGGGATTGGCGCCGGCATGGAGGGCGGGACGCTCTGGGTACGTGGACGCGTTGGGGCCAACGCTGGCAGCGGCATGCGTTCCGGGCTCCTTGCCGTGGAGGGCGACGCTGGCGACTGGCTTGGCGCCCAGATGACCGGGGGCAGGATACTCGTTGCCGGTAACGCCGGGAACTATGTAGGCGCGGGCTACCGGGGGTACCGCTCAGGCATGAAGGGCGGGACCATACTGGTTGCCGGGAGCGTTCGTCATTGGGCAGGGGCCCGTATGAGGCGCGGGCTCATAGCAGTGGGGAGGGACGGCGGGGACCTTCTCGGCCACGGCATGCTGGCGGGCACTCTCCTGGTGTGCGGTAAGGCCGGCCTAAGGGCTGGCGGCATGATGAGGCGGGGAAGCATCATCCTACTGCAGGATACGGACCTGCTTCCCAGCTTCAGGTACGATTGCCAGTTCGAACCGCCGTTCTGGCCGCTCCTGTGCCGGAGCCTCGAGGCGGAGGGGTTCAACCTGCCCAAGTCGCTCCAGGCGGGGATCTTCTCGCGGTACAGTGGGGACATAAATGAACTTGGGAAAGGGGAAATCCTGGTATGGAGTGGCCACGGCTGAGCCCCAATCGTCTTGCGGCGGCTATTGCCAGGGAGATTATAGAAGGCGAGTCCAGGCTCCAGGTTGGCGTTACCAGGGTCGCTGGTGCGGCCGTGCTTGACTGCGGCATCAAGACGCGAGGAGGCTGGCAGGCTGGTGCTCTCTACGCAGCAGCCTGCATGGGTGGACTGGGGTACGTCAAGGTTGGGGAAGGGCGCCTGGGCCAGAGGGTCTGGCCCGCGGTGGAGGTGTCAACGGACCACCCTACCTTGGCATGCATTCTCTGCCAGTACGCTGGGTGGTTCGTGAAGAGAAACGGTTACATCGCCATGGCGTCAGGACCGGCCAGGGCCCTAGTAAGGGCCGAAGACCATTTTGACAGGATGGAGTACAAAGACAGCGTTAACGAGGCCGTGATG contains the following coding sequences:
- the fhcD gene encoding formylmethanofuran--tetrahydromethanopterin N-formyltransferase — protein: MRVGSAFIEDTFAEAFGMCGARVTITAASEKWAIEAARAATGFGTSIIGCGVEAGIEAVATSTPDGRPGVHCLFFTVSAEDMEKQLIARVGQAVMTCPTTACYNGLPGAEKRVNIGGRLRFFGDGYQSSKVLDGRRFWRIPVMEGEFLVEEEFGVARGVGGGNFIVMAGSSSLALRAAEVAVEAMREVPGVILPFPGGVVRSGSRVGSRYAFLRASTNAAMCPTLRGRVSGTQVPEGVNSVLEIVMDGLSLDSVVEATRIGVTSACMDGIQAVTAGNYGGKLGKYHIHLRQVLE
- a CDS encoding formylmethanofuran dehydrogenase subunit C; its protein translation is MEAALAMPVLARQPTVLLLKREPRVPVEAETLNPAGLASKTRHEMERTPIVVGNAPEPAGDYFEVHPGEPGHVVLEGDLTRFKGIGAGMEGGTLWVRGRVGANAGSGMRSGLLAVEGDAGDWLGAQMTGGRILVAGNAGNYVGAGYRGYRSGMKGGTILVAGSVRHWAGARMRRGLIAVGRDGGDLLGHGMLAGTLLVCGKAGLRAGGMMRRGSIILLQDTDLLPSFRYDCQFEPPFWPLLCRSLEAEGFNLPKSLQAGIFSRYSGDINELGKGEILVWSGHG